A window from Culex pipiens pallens isolate TS chromosome 3, TS_CPP_V2, whole genome shotgun sequence encodes these proteins:
- the LOC120414856 gene encoding KH homology domain-containing protein 4-like: MKIAKGLSVWVVVISCLIVTASAAVKKKRGLYHGLQGYSIPLGLGAHRPYHGVVPYAKHHHGYYKGFGGVLPPGYGLFPGNAAVTSYQQNFPKVPAYYAPSYLPPVGAGFLRPNYAPIAPVAPAAPVAPVAPVAPAFPLGFGQFPAAQAPAFFPLGNPQQTSFFATYPQKPIIPVAIPAPEKPKVPVVFQKPIFTAFSNLLPNGVIPTGVYNPSVAVQNGPVAPTFVGIPINGGPTAATPTTISTVVTQQQQPWRPVLVNHHPTPSPPTTVSFKPSLSLLPPYSPAQQGQQQFFISSTPSPHTIQDSQHQQQQTLLDLEQGQEDGNGAFNGQPYDVASNHGRYSGPSSYDVDITHNGYQKKK, from the exons TTTAAGTGTGTGGGTGGTAGTGATTAGTTGTCTGATAGTGACCGCATCGGCAGCGGTGAAGAAGAAGCGTGGACTCTATCATGGACTTCAGGGGTATTCGATACCGTTGGGACTGGGAGCTCATCGGCCGTACCATGGGGTAGTTCCATACGCGAAACATCATCATGGATATTACAAAGGGTTTGGGGGAGTTCTACCCCCCGGATATGGACTGTTTCCGGGTAATGCAGCGGTGACTTCGTACCAGCAGAACTTCCCGAAGGTACCGGCGTACTACGCACCCAGCTATCTACCACCGGTTGGTGCCGGATTCCTGCGACCAAACTATGCGCCGATTGCTCCAGTAGCTCCAGCGGCTCCAGTGGCGCCAGTCGCTCCGGTAGCACCAGCATTCCCTCTCGGATTTGGTCAGTTCCCAGCGGCCCAAGCGCCAGCCTTCTTCCCGCTGGGCAACCCCCAACAAACGTCCTTCTTTGCGACGTACCCCCAGAAACCCATAATCCCTGTTGCCATTCCGGCCCCCGAAAAGCCCAAGGTCCCAGTGGTCTTCCAGAAGCCCATTTTCACGGCCTTCTCCAACCTTCTGCCCAACGGCGTGATCCCGACCGGAGTCTACAACCCGTCCGTTGCCGTTCAAAATGGTCCCGTTGCTCCGACCTTCGTCGGAATCCCGATCAACGGAGGACCTACGGCCGCAACCCCGACCACGATCTCCACCGTGGTGACCCAGCAACAGCAACCCTGGCGCCCGGTACTCGTGAACCATCACCCAACGCCCTCGCCACCCACCACAGTCTCGTTCAAGCCCTCGCTGAGCCTGTTGCCACCGTACAGCCCCGCCCAACAGGGTCAACAGCAGTTCTTCATCAGCAGCACACCGTCACCTCACACTATCCAGGACAGCCAGCACCAGCAACAGCAGACGCTGCTCGATCTTGAACAAG GTCAAGAGGACGGCAACGGGGCGTTCAACGGGCAGCCGTACGATGTGGCGTCGAACCACGGCCGGTACAGTGGGCCGTCCAGCTATGACGTGGACATCACCCACAACGGGTACCAGAAGAAGAAGTAA